A stretch of DNA from Terriglobales bacterium:
ACACCGGGCGCAATCTTTATCCACTTGCAGTTGCACCGACCGAGGCCGAGATTGCCGACAAAGTAGCACTGGTCATGCGCGCTGACCGTGCCGCGCGTGCCTACGATTCGCGGATCAAGGAAGTTCGCGCGGGGTACGCCGACGAACTGCGGCAGATTCTTGTGATAGGTTCGGATGGCAGCTTCGCCTACGACACCCAGCCACTCGCGCGCCTGAATGTGATGTGTATTGGCCGCGACGACAAGGGCCAGTCTTCCCGAGGCAGTTCCGGAGGCGGCGGACGCGTTTCTCTCGATCACTTCAAGACGATCAGCACACCCGATCATTTCGCCGTGGAAGCGGCTCGGCAGGCGATTATTCAACTCGATGCGAAGCCCGCGCCAGCGGGCGAGATGGAAGTTGTCCTCGGTCCCGGGTGGCCGGGAATCCTCCTCCACGAAGCGATCGGCCACGGTCTTGAAGCAGATTTCAACCGCAAAGGCACATCGGCGTTCACGGGTATGGTGGGTCGTCGCGTTGCCAGTGATAAGTGCACGGTGATTGACAATGGAACGGTGCCGTCGCGCCGCGGATCATTGAACGTTGATGACGAAGGGAACCAGACCAGCGAGACGGTACTGATCGAGAACGGAATTCTGAAGGCATACCTGAGCGACAAATTGTCTTCGAAGCTGATGGGCATTCCGAACACCGGCAACGGCCGACGCGAAAGCTACGAGCACATCCCGATGCCGCGCATGACAAACACCTACATGCTCGCCGGGCAGGATGCTCCCGAGGACATCATTAAATCGGTAAGGCGAGGGCTCTACGCCGTGAACTTCGGCGGCGGGCAGGTGGACATCACCAGCGGAAAATTCGTGTTCTCGGCGTCGGAAGCTTACCTGATCGAAAACGGAAAGATTACGGCTCCAGTGAAGAACGCGACGTTGATCGGCAATGGTCCCGATGTGCTGACGCGGGTGTCGATGGTCGGCAGCGACCTGAAGCTCGATGAAGGTGTTGGCACTTGTGGTAAAGACGGGCAATCAGTTCCCGTCGGCGTTGGAATTCCTACAATCAAAGTTGACCGTATCACGGTCGGTGGTACGGGAGAGTAAGCAAGAACATGTCAGTTGATTATTTGCATCTGCCCATTGGCCCGGACGTGCCTGAGCTGGTGAATGCCGTTATCGAGATACCTGCGGGACAGGTAAACAAGTACGAATACGACAAGCAGCTCCACGTGTTCCGTCTTGATCGCTCCCTTTTTTCACCAGTCCACTATCCGGGCGACTACGGCTTTATCCCTTCGACATTGTCGAGTGACGGCGATCCGCTGGACGTGCTGGTTCTCGTCGATGAGCCCAGTTTCACCGGATGCCTGATCGAGGTTCGCCCGATCGGCCTACTCGAAATGGTTGACCAAGGTGCGAAGGACGAAAAGGTGCTTGCCGTACCGCGCCACAACCCACGTTACCGCGATGTGCACAATTACACTCAGGTGTATCCGCACGTCATGAACGAGATTTCGCACTTCTTCTCGATCTATAAGGACCTGGAAGGCAAACGTACGCAGATGCTCGGCTGGAAGGATGCGTCAGCGGCCAGGGCGGCAATCATGGACAGCAAGCGCCGTTTCGAAGAACTACCAGAGCAGCAGAAAATAGCGGCGCAGCCATAGTGGCCGACAAAAAGAAAGCAACAATGGATCTGAAGGAACTCACAACTGACGTAGTCTCCCGCGCGATGAAGGCGGGGGCCTCGGCTGCGGAAGCGGTCATCCGCGAAGGAAATGAATTTTCTACCGTCGTTCGTCTCGGCCAGGTCGAGACACTGAAGGAATCAGGCGCCAAAGTGCTGGGTGTGCGCGTGTTCATGGGGAAGCGCGCGGCGAGCACTTACACCAGCGACTTTACTCTGGCGGGTATTGAACAACTGGTCAATTCCGCGGTGTCGCTGGCGAAGGTCACCTCGGAAGACGAATTCAACGGCCTCCCAGAACAGCAACAACTCGGCAGGCTGGAAGGTGATCTCGACCTGTACCACTCGGACGTATATTCGCTCTCGACAGAAGATCGTATCGACTATGCACGCCGAGCGGAGCAGGCCGCTACCTCAGCCGACTCGCGCATTTCCAACTCCGAAGGCGGATCGTTCGATGCTGCCGACGGGCGAAAGATCTTCGCCAACTCCCTGGGATTTGTCGGCGAGTACAAGCGGTCGTACTGTTCGGTATCCGCGGTACCGGTCGCGAAAGATGAAAACGGCAATATGCAGCGTGACTTCTGGTACTCGGTTGCGCGCTCGATGAAGCTGCTCGAAAACCCGGAACAGGTAGGCAAAGTCGCAGCCGAACGCACGTTGCGCAGGCTCGGTGCCCGAAAGGCTAAAACAGCCAAGGTTCCCATCATTTTTGATCCACTCGTGGCGCGGGCACTGCTGGAGAGCATAGCCGATGCCGTGAATGGCGATTCCATCTATCGAGGCGCATCGTTCCTGGCCGGGAAACTCGGAGAGAAGATCGCCGGCGAGAATATCACCATCGTTGACGATGGCACGATCAAAGGCGGCTTTGGAACTTCCCCCTTCGACGGGGAAGGCGTTCCTACTCGACGAACGGTGGTCGTCGAAAAAGGTGAGTTGAAGTCGTACTTGCTGAACACCTATACGGCCAAGAAGCTGAAACTGGCCACAACAGGTAACGCATCTCGCGGACTCGCAGGTACCCCTGGAATCGGTGTCGGCAATTTCTTTCTGGAGCCGGGCACGAAAAACCCTAAGCAGATTCTCGCCGACGTACCCGATGGCCTCTACGTAACAGAGTTCCTCGGGTTTGGCGTCAATCTGGTCACCGGCGACTTCTCTCGTGGTGCATCAGGCATGTGGATCTCTGGCGGACAGCTTGCCTATCCGGTCGAGGAGATCACGGTTGCGGGCAACCTGAAAGACATGCTGTTCAACATTTCCGAAATCGGCAACGACCTCGAATTCCGTGGCTCTGTTGCTTGTCCCACGATCCGAATTGACGGAATGACAGTAGCGGGCGAGTAAACTCGCCCGCCATCGCAGCCATCTCCTCTTAATACGCCTATCAATCTGGCAGGGAGAAACTATGGCTACGAGTCCGCACCTTCCCGAAGAACGACCAACTCCAACCCTGGCCGAGCAGAAACGCAAAAAATCAGCTTCGCCACTGGTGCCGCTTGGCCTGTTAGCAGCAGCACTTCTGCTGGCGGCGATCCTTTACTTCATGCCGCGGACACCGAAAGCGGGTATGCCGCCGAACAACGCTGCTGTTCCGGCGCAGCCCACAGGCGACCAGGTTCAGATCTCCGGAACGCGTATTTCGGAAGCTCCCACTGGCGGGCAGCTATACATTTACGCGACAGTTCACAACGCCGGCACCACGGCCATTACGGGTCTGCTGACGAACGTGATCTTCACCGACCAGAACGGAACTTCACTGCAAGTGCAGGGTGTCGCTGAAGGCATAAAGGATGGCAAGGGTGTGAATCTCGTCGATACTCCCATTGCGCCGGGCCAGAATGGCAACATTCGTATCCCCGTGCAGCATGTGCCGCAGGGATGGAATCACCAACCGCCCGATATTCAGATCGCGCAGGTCACAGCTGCAGGCGGAAAGTAATGGTCATTTGACGGGCTTCCCACCACCGTGGACAATCACAGCATATGGGGAGCCCGTTCTCCACTCCGCAAGTTGAAGAGAAACGTTCCGTCGTTCCACTGGTAATTGGTGCCGCGATCATTCTTCTGATCATAGGCGCGGCCGTTCTTCTCAGCCGAAATCAGCCGCAGAGCTCAGGCCCCGCGACCGAAGATCCGTACTCGTCGAATATTCGCATCATGGATATCAAGCTGAGCCGGGCTGAAAACTTCGCAGGCGGCAACGTTACCTATGTCGAGGGTCAGATCGCGAACATGGGGTCGAAGACGATCACCGGCGCTACCGTGGAAGCAGTGTTCCGCAATACCTTGGGTGAAGTCGTCGACCGGCAGTCTCAGCAACTGACGCTCATCAATCAAATGCCGAATTACGTCGACTCCACCACGCTCGACAAGCACCCCCTTACACCGAACATGCAGCACGAGTTCCGGCTCACGTTCGAGCACATCTCCGCGGACTGGAACCAGGGACTACCAGAGCTCAGATTTACGCGGATCATCACGAAATAGGATTGGCGCGATATGGCTGCATGGCCCAGCCCACTGATGACCATCCGGCATCTCACAAAACCCTCAATGGACAGTAAAATCAATGAAGGATGAGATTTTTAGGAACGGCCATCATTTTTCTGTGCCTTGCTGTCAGTGCGGCTCCGCAGAACCCCAGCCATTTCGCCAACAACTTTGTAAAAGGCCTGGGATATCAGATCACTCTGCCCCCGGATCTCGTCGTTAATCTCGAAGGCAGCGAAGAGGCTGCCCACGGATTTACTCTCGATCTGTTGCGGCCAGGCGATGCTCACGACTGGGATCGCACGCCTGCGCGCTATATTGCGTTCGGTGCTCGATTCGACACCGATGAGGCCGGTTCTCTCGAGGCGGTTATTCGGCAGATGACCCGCAATATCGAGAATCTTGTCCCGCTTGAGTTGCAGGGAAGAGGTGAGCTTCGCCTGGCGGGAACGTTTCCTGCGAAGCTCGGAAATCTCCCCGCGAACCGGTTGGTGCTCGAATACCGCAATTCGGAAAAGCAACCCACACTTCGCCAGATTCTGGTGGCTTACCGTGCTCGTCCGGATGCGACCGCCATCATCTACGTCGCGATACTGAACACGACTCGGATCGACTTTCAGCAGGACTTGAAGACATTCACCAGTATTCTCTCGGGTTTCCAATTGACTTCAGTCGAATAGGAGCCGCTAGCTATGCGCCGATCGTTTGTGCTGTTGGTGCTGTTTAGCCTGATTTCTGTTTCAGGGTTTGCGGATACAAAGAAGGCCAATGAAAAGATCAGGCGTGCCGAGACGGAGTTTGCTCGCGGCAACGTCAACGGCGCTGAGAAGAACCTTCGGCAAGCGCTAGAAGAGGATCCGAATTCGATTGATGCCCATCTCGCCCTGGCGGATCTTCTGTCCCAGACCCGACGCAACTTCCAGGCGGCGCAAGAATACACGAAGGCCCTCGAACTCGACGCATCTCAAAAGAAGTTAACGGAAGCCCAGCGCCGAAGCGCCATCGACCAGCAGGCCATCAGCTATGCCCTGGGTGGCGAACTGAAAAGGGCACGCGACATTTACCTCGAAGCATTGAAGAGCGACGGCGATTACGCGATGTACAACTACAATCTCGCTTGCGTCTACGCCGAGATGAACGATCTGAACTCGGCTCTTCCCTATCTTCGGAAGTCGTGGGAGCACCGCGACACGCTACCTTCTGGAGTGAAATTCCCCGATCCGCGCAAAGACGATTCCTTCAAAGCGTTCTGGAACGATGCACGCTTCCAGAAGGCTGTCAGCGATATCGTTTTGTAGAGCAAAAAAGAGGCCGCCCGCAGGCGGCCTCGACTGTGTTCTCAGTGTTTACGGGAGGTTTAGTCTCCAGGCTCCCAGTCCGTGCGTTGCCGCGTACAGAATGCGGGAGTTTGGTACCAGGGTTATGCTTGCGACTTCCACGTTTGGCATGCCCGGTGCCGCAAGGGTCCACGTGGTGGTTCCGGCTGCCAGCGCATACACGCCGAAGTCGGTTCCCACGAACAGATCACCCGTCGCGCTATCGAAGGCCACATCGGTAAGCGGAATGTCCCCTAGGTTGTTATCCAGGTTCACCCAAGTGGCGGTGTTTGTAGCCGGGTTGAATGTGACCTGGAAGATATGGCCCGGGATCGATCCAGCGGAAGCGTTGTAGCCGTTGTAGGAAATCCACGCGCGATTCGGGTCTTTCGGATCTACGTAGATACCGCTGACGTGCCGGTTAGGGCTGCTTCCGATATCAATGCGCGTGAACGTAACCGTATTGGCCGGGTCCGCATCAGCGTTCTTGGATATGAAGACACGACCCGTTGTTGTTCCTGCCCACAATGTGGACGTGTCGCCAGCGGCGCGTTCTACCGCCGCCACCGATCCTCCGGAACGATTGCCAAGAGTGCCCGAAGTTAATGCCGGGCCGCCCAACGGCTGCCAATCACCGCAAGGACCGCTGAAGTTTCCGTAGAACTCATTGCAGCGCGCCCGGAACTCATCCAGCGTGAGGTCCCCCATGCCGGAGGTCTTCGTGCGCCAAACATGTCCCGTTCCCACGTACATCGTGCGGCTTACAGTCGGATCGGAGATGATCGGCGTGTAGAAGAGTTGCGCTTCGGTGCCATAGATTGGGTCGGCAATCCAGTTCCAATCGATGATTTCACCGCCGCTGAAGTTAACGTCTGGCGTTGCCTGATAGTAGGTGTGGAACCGGAAGCTCGGGTCGGCAACATCGAAGCCGGATTGGCCGCCGTCTCCCCACATGGTCTGATACCACTTCACCTGGTTCCCGGTTGTTTCCCAGGTTCCGTTGTCCTGCGTTCCGCCCTGAATGTTGTTGGGATTGCTCGGGTTCACGGAGAGACTCTGGAACTGCAGCGTCGTCAGTCCTTTGTTCATGCTGAACAGTTCGGTTGGCACGCGCGACAATAGCTGCTGGCAACGAGCAAGGCCGGTCGCTGAAAGTGGCCTTCCAGTGCAATTGGCTGATGCGTCCGCGAACGAACCGCTCGAACGAACGATACCGCCGTCGCTCGACTCCCAGAACTGGTATGGATTTCCCGGGTTGGTGACCAGAAAATGCTGGTCAGGGTGGAGCCCGTTCGGATGTACCGGATCGGAAGCGTCCATGGTCATATCGTTCCAGGTATGTCCGCCATCGGTTGATAGCACCACGCCACGGCCGTTCGAGACCCTTCCAGTTTCGCCGTACTGGTACGACCCGCCGATGTAAACGATGTCGGGATAACCGGTCGGGCTCGTCACCAGCGAGTCATACCAACATTGCCCGGTGCAGATGTTGTAAGCGCCGAAGCCTGGGTTCGCAGTGCTGTTGCTGGACAGCAGCGAGAAAACGGGTCCCGCACCGGCAACATCGTCCGCCCGGTAAAAGGCTGCCGCGTTGGTGCCATCATTGCCTTCCACGACGTACATCCGCGTCTTATTGTCGGGGGTCTTGTTTACGGCGAACTCCGGACGTGTCGTCGTGTTTGCCGCATTCAGGGATGTCTTGATCTGTGTCCAGGTCGTGCCTCCGTCAACAGATCGCCAGATGCCGCGCGCGTAAGACGCCGCATACAGAGTGTTGGCGTCGGTCGGATCGATGGCCACGCGGCGCACACCACGAGGGGAACACGGGGTTCCGTTGTTCGCTTCGGTGGTGTCACCCGTACATGCAGCAGCGTTTGCCGATCCATTGTGAACGAAGGTCCACGTCGAACCACCGTCGGTGGAGCGGTACAAACCCCACTTCGCAGCGCCCGGAACGAGCGAAACTCCGCCTCCCGTGGTCGAAGTCACACCACGTACTCCGCGAGTTGTGCCTACATAGATCGTATTGGGATCGCCCGGCTTAACTGCGATCGTGCCGATCGATCGGCCGTTGAATTCGGCCTTTCCCATAACACCTGACCAGGTGTCGCCACCGTCGGTGGATTTGTACAATCCAACACCTGCGGCTGAGTCAGCACTCGCGTTCGCTTCTCCGGTGCCAACCCAGATTGTATTGCCGCTCGGATCGTTGGGGTCCACGGTGATCGATCCGACCGCATTGATACCGAACGGCGTAGCGAGGTATCTCCACTGCGGCTCACCCGTAAGCGCGTTGTCGGCGCGCCAGACTCCGCCGCCGGCCGGCGTTGCCCAAAGACGGCAATTCCCCGGAACGCATGTGTTAGACACTGCCAGGGACGTGGTACGCCCTGCTGCAATGTAGAGATTCGGTACGTAAGAACCGGCGTCGCGCAGCGGCGTCAGTTGATACTGAGCGTTGCTTGGTCCAACCGAAACCCACTGGCCGGGGCGGCCCTTACCGCGCGTGAACGCACGGCCCCTGATGGCGGCTGCGGCTTCACGGGATGAGTCAATGAGCGCCAGCGGGATATCCGTGTCTGGATAAGCCCGGTTCAAGAATGCTTCTTCTTCCGGCGTGCCTGCTCCAGTGGGTGACATGCCCTGGTTCCCAGGCAGGGCTCGGTGCAGTTTCTCCAGGTGACGGGCCAATGCCTTCGGCTTCTTATCGGATTCCTCACCGCGAGCATCGTCCATCTCACGTTTGGTTTGCTTCTTTGCGACGGTATTGTTCGCAGTCTTCGAGGCTTTCGACTGCGCCTTAGATTGGTTGACCTTTACCTTCTTAGCTTGTGAACTCGAACTTTGCTTGGCGGGATTAGCGGACTTCTCTGTGGCCCACAATGAGCCCACAAGGGACAGCAGAAGGCATACTGCCACTGCCTGCAGAGACTTCATGTTTCATTCCTCCTGGAACCGGAGACGTAAAGGTTGGGATTCTTGCGACCCCACGTCGCGATATGCGAGGAAGCAAACTTACTCTCTCGGATGGCGATGTCAAGCGAAACCTACTATTTACCTCGTTGATAATGTGGTTTTGTTGAAAAGAGTGAAAAACCTTTGCGCAATGTGGGAAACAACTTTCCCTCTCCCCGGGCATCGCCTATCTGGTGCTCACCCATTTTTTACTAGTTGGTAAATGGAAGATTTAGCTCGAAAAGCCGTGGAAGACGCCTCTCCCGTTTTGGGAATTCCGCCTGAATGTGCGTCAGTTCCCCGCCTCCGCCGCTCATGATTCGGAGTACCATCTGCACCGGGGACGACGACTTTCACCCTGAGTGAAAGTGAACCCAGACGTGCATTTTGGAGCCGTTGTTATGAAACTCAGTTTCATACCTAGGGTGTCGTTGATTTGTCTGACGCTTTTCAGTTCATTCAGTTGGGCGCAAGAAGCGCAGAAGCAGGAGACCGCGCCTACGCCCGCTCAACAAGAACGCTCGCTCGTCTATAAGCCCGAAGCGCCACCGTCCCCGGAGGTCTTTACTCCCAGTGCGGCTGCACAGAGATTCAACTTCGGGAAGGTGGACCTCGAACTACTGAGGCAGGTGAACGCCTTCGATAAATACATCGAAGAGAAGGGCTGGATTTACTCGGACCCGGCAGTAACCGGATACGTTAATCGCATCGGGCGCAGTGTCGTTCCGCCCAGCGCACCGGAAAATGTGGAATGGAAGTTCTTCGTCGTTCGCGACCCGACGCCGAATGCCTTCGCGCTGCCGAACGGGTCTATCTACATTCACAGCGGACTGCTGTCACGCCTGGAAAATGAGGCCCAGCTTGCTGGTGTACTCGCTCACGAAAGCACGCATGTCTTTAACCGCCACGTCTATACCGGTTATCACGACATGCGGAAGAAGATTGTGGCTATCGAAGTGATCCAGGCCGGTGCAACGGCGGCGGGTCTGGCCGGAGCAAGCGTCGGGATTGTGAACGCGATCGGAAATCTTATTCCCCTAGCCCTGGCGGAGTCGGTTTTCGGCTATCGTCGCGAACTGGAGCACGAGTCCGATGTGTACGCGGTTCGCGTGATGAAGAATGCCGGATACGATCCGATCGAAATGTCCAAAGCTCTGGAGATGCTCAAGAAGGGGCCGGAAGTCGACCTGAGCGACGAAAACCTCTTCTGGTCCGATCACCCCAAGCTGACGGATCGGGTCGTCGATACCAAGCAAATCGCCGAGCAGATCGGTCGACCGGAAGGGGGCGGCCGAGTGGGCGCCGAGGATTTCATCGCTTCGATCAAGAGTGGAATTCGCCATGACGCCGGATTGGCGATGATGCTGGGCAAGCCGCGCACAGCCGTAGATATTGCCAAGAGACTTCTAGTTCTTGAACCGCATAACGCTGAAAACTACGTCCTGCTCGGCGATGCGTATCGCGCGCTCGGCGCCCGCACTGCCGTACCCGAAGACGACGAGACCACAAAAGACGGCAAGAAGCGCACGAGGAAGATGCTCTCGAAGTTGACCCAGGAGGAATACGAGAAGGCGTTAATGGACGCCCCTGGAGGGAAGGACAAGTGGGAGGCTAATTTACGCGAAGCGGAGAGCGCTTACGCAAAAGCCTTCGAACTTGACGCGCAAAATCCGGCAGCCTACCGGGGCCAGGCCTTTTTGTACGAACAGCAGGGCAAACCAACCGAGGCCATCGCCGACTTCCAGAAATACCTGGAACTCACCTCGGCACCTAAGGATATACGTCAAATCAAAGCGCATATCGAATCGCTCCAGAAGAGATTGGTTTCACCCCCGAGTGCAGCGACCACTACTACCACTGGAGTAGGAAAATGAAAAAGGCATTCGTACTGACATTACTTTTTACTTTTTGTCTTGGAGCAGAAGCGCAGTTTGAGCATCCGGACCTCAAGTCCGGCAAGAAGCACATCCAGAAACTCGTATTGATGCCGATCCAGGCAGAGATCTCGCGCGTCAGTATGAAGGGCCCCGAACCCATGATGGAGGAGTCCCGGAAAGCCGAGAAGGACTTGACACCTGTTGTCATGGCCTCGCTCAAGGATCTCAAATGCGAAATCAACGACACTGCGCTTGCTCCCGAAGTATTAAAGGACGATGCCGAGCTGCGCTATGTCGTTGACGATCTCCAGAAGAAGTACGATGCGACCATGGAGCCGATGATCAAGAAATCAAAAGACGTCCGTAAGGGCCGGTTCACCATGGGGGACATCGTCACCAAGCTGCCCGCCGGTGAAGGAGCCGACGCACTCGTCTTCGTACGCGCTTCTGCCCAGGTGCTGACCGGTGGCAAAAAAGCTTTCGGATGGATCGTTGGCGGCCAAGCCTTTGACGTGATGCAGATTCTGGTTGGCGTGGTGGATGCGAAGAACGGAGATGTCCTGTACTTTGCAAAGCCGGTCATGCTCAAGAACCTTGCTAAAGATCCCGCGGACGCCAAAAGCGGTATCGACAAGTCGTTTAAGAATTTCGCCAAAGCGAACAATTTGTCGGCGCCGGCACAATCCGCAGCCTCTCAACCGCCGGCAGCACAGACTCAGGGGAAGCCTTCCGAAGCTGGCAAATAAATCGTCTTGTGCATGGAAGGAAACGTATGAGACCAAAGCTCATTGTCGCGATTTTGATGGCATTTGTTGCTTGGCAAGCGTTTGCCCAAACTTCCGACGCGTCCGGGCAGGAGAAGGTCTTCGTCTTCGTACAGCGAACGCAAGGCCACATCAAGCATAGCGACGCTACCGTATTTCAAACCGTCATCGACGATCTTCTAGCAACATTGCGTGAGAAGAACGTTTCCCTTGCCGAACTGAAGGGCACCTCGAAGTTCTATTCTGATTTCCCTACGGAACTGGATAAGGTCTTTGAGATGGCGCGTGAAGCCGGAGCGACGAGCGTCCTATACGTTGTCGTGGATCGTCCGATAAGTAAGTGGCTCAAGGTAACCATGCAATGCTTTGACCTTGATCGCAAGCAGCTCTGGAAAGAAGAAGCAGCCAGTGGGGGCGGATTTTCAGGCGGCCACGGACTGGAAGTAACTACAAAGCGAATTCACGAGGATCTCGCAAGACACATCGGGCAGCCCGGACTCGCATTTTCGGCAGATCCGAGAACCACGAACGATAAGGGGAGATAAGCGATTGGCCGAGGCTCATGCCACCTAAGGCACCCCTTCAATTGACCGGCCTCCACGAATTAAAGTACCTTTCGAGCATCCGACATTGCGGGAGTACGCACTCGTGTGCCAGCCGGAAGGGACCCTTATGTCCGTTGCGAAAATTGGGCGTTACGAAATCGTCGGAGAACTCGGAAAAGGTGCCATGGGCATGGTCTATAAGGCCATGGACCCCAATATCGGACGAACCGTCGCGCTCAAAACCATGCGGGTGGACATTCATGCCGACAAGCATGACGAGATGCTGCGGCGTTTTCACAACGAAGCTCGTGCCGCCGGCGCCCTGAACCATCCCAACATCGTAACCATCTACGACGCAGGTGAAGCCGACGGTGTGTTTTACATCGCGATGGAGATTATCGAAGGGCGGTCGCTTTCGACCCTTCTGGCCGAGCGCAAGTCTCTTTCCGCACAGGAAGTGGTAGAAATCGGAACTCAGGTTTGCGCCGGTCTTCAATACGCGCATCTGAAGAAGGTCATTCATCGCGACATCAAGCCTGCGAACATCATGCTCTCGGCTGGCGGCCAGGTTAAGATCACCGACTTCGGTATAGCCAAGGCCGGAGCAAGCCTGACCCATAGCGGCGAAGTCGTTGGTACCCCGAACTACATGTCGCCCGAACAGGTGAAGGGCCGTGCGCTCGACGGGCGCAGCGACCTGTTCTCGACCGGTGTGGTCCTGTACGAAATGTTGACCGGGGAGCGTCCGTTCACCGGAGACTCCGTTACCACGATCATCTACAAGATCGTTCATGAGACTCCGATTCCTCCCCGTGAACTCGACGTC
This window harbors:
- the tldD gene encoding metalloprotease TldD yields the protein MHKASFVFDRFGLTEAHVERYLAAALSAGGDYADLYFEYHTTSSVNVDESIVKSASQGISAGCGVRVISGERTGYAYTDDLAPEKILHAAKTAALIASGPAKQPIVDLKQNTGRNLYPLAVAPTEAEIADKVALVMRADRAARAYDSRIKEVRAGYADELRQILVIGSDGSFAYDTQPLARLNVMCIGRDDKGQSSRGSSGGGGRVSLDHFKTISTPDHFAVEAARQAIIQLDAKPAPAGEMEVVLGPGWPGILLHEAIGHGLEADFNRKGTSAFTGMVGRRVASDKCTVIDNGTVPSRRGSLNVDDEGNQTSETVLIENGILKAYLSDKLSSKLMGIPNTGNGRRESYEHIPMPRMTNTYMLAGQDAPEDIIKSVRRGLYAVNFGGGQVDITSGKFVFSASEAYLIENGKITAPVKNATLIGNGPDVLTRVSMVGSDLKLDEGVGTCGKDGQSVPVGVGIPTIKVDRITVGGTGE
- a CDS encoding inorganic diphosphatase, which gives rise to MSVDYLHLPIGPDVPELVNAVIEIPAGQVNKYEYDKQLHVFRLDRSLFSPVHYPGDYGFIPSTLSSDGDPLDVLVLVDEPSFTGCLIEVRPIGLLEMVDQGAKDEKVLAVPRHNPRYRDVHNYTQVYPHVMNEISHFFSIYKDLEGKRTQMLGWKDASAARAAIMDSKRRFEELPEQQKIAAQP
- a CDS encoding TldD/PmbA family protein; translated protein: MDLKELTTDVVSRAMKAGASAAEAVIREGNEFSTVVRLGQVETLKESGAKVLGVRVFMGKRAASTYTSDFTLAGIEQLVNSAVSLAKVTSEDEFNGLPEQQQLGRLEGDLDLYHSDVYSLSTEDRIDYARRAEQAATSADSRISNSEGGSFDAADGRKIFANSLGFVGEYKRSYCSVSAVPVAKDENGNMQRDFWYSVARSMKLLENPEQVGKVAAERTLRRLGARKAKTAKVPIIFDPLVARALLESIADAVNGDSIYRGASFLAGKLGEKIAGENITIVDDGTIKGGFGTSPFDGEGVPTRRTVVVEKGELKSYLLNTYTAKKLKLATTGNASRGLAGTPGIGVGNFFLEPGTKNPKQILADVPDGLYVTEFLGFGVNLVTGDFSRGASGMWISGGQLAYPVEEITVAGNLKDMLFNISEIGNDLEFRGSVACPTIRIDGMTVAGE
- a CDS encoding DUF2393 family protein — its product is MGSPFSTPQVEEKRSVVPLVIGAAIILLIIGAAVLLSRNQPQSSGPATEDPYSSNIRIMDIKLSRAENFAGGNVTYVEGQIANMGSKTITGATVEAVFRNTLGEVVDRQSQQLTLINQMPNYVDSTTLDKHPLTPNMQHEFRLTFEHISADWNQGLPELRFTRIITK
- a CDS encoding tetratricopeptide repeat protein; the protein is MRRSFVLLVLFSLISVSGFADTKKANEKIRRAETEFARGNVNGAEKNLRQALEEDPNSIDAHLALADLLSQTRRNFQAAQEYTKALELDASQKKLTEAQRRSAIDQQAISYALGGELKRARDIYLEALKSDGDYAMYNYNLACVYAEMNDLNSALPYLRKSWEHRDTLPSGVKFPDPRKDDSFKAFWNDARFQKAVSDIVL
- a CDS encoding M48 family metalloprotease, producing MKLSFIPRVSLICLTLFSSFSWAQEAQKQETAPTPAQQERSLVYKPEAPPSPEVFTPSAAAQRFNFGKVDLELLRQVNAFDKYIEEKGWIYSDPAVTGYVNRIGRSVVPPSAPENVEWKFFVVRDPTPNAFALPNGSIYIHSGLLSRLENEAQLAGVLAHESTHVFNRHVYTGYHDMRKKIVAIEVIQAGATAAGLAGASVGIVNAIGNLIPLALAESVFGYRRELEHESDVYAVRVMKNAGYDPIEMSKALEMLKKGPEVDLSDENLFWSDHPKLTDRVVDTKQIAEQIGRPEGGGRVGAEDFIASIKSGIRHDAGLAMMLGKPRTAVDIAKRLLVLEPHNAENYVLLGDAYRALGARTAVPEDDETTKDGKKRTRKMLSKLTQEEYEKALMDAPGGKDKWEANLREAESAYAKAFELDAQNPAAYRGQAFLYEQQGKPTEAIADFQKYLELTSAPKDIRQIKAHIESLQKRLVSPPSAATTTTTGVGK